The Rhizobium leguminosarum genome includes a region encoding these proteins:
- a CDS encoding sugar phosphate isomerase/epimerase family protein, translating into MKTIKGPGLFLGQFAGDTAPFNSWDAITKWAADIGYKGVQVPTWASQLIDLKKAATSKAYCDEFAGKARENGIEITELSTHLQGQLVAVHPAYDEAFDGFAAPEVRGNPKARQEWAVEQVKMALTASKNLGLTAHATFSGALAWPFIYPWPQRPAGLVETAFDELARRWTPILNHADENGIDVCYEIHPGEDLHDGITFEMFLERVKNHPRANMLYDPSHYVLQCLDYLDNIDIYKDRIKMFHVKDAEFNPTGRQGVYGGYQGWVERAGRFRSLGDGQVDFGAVFSKMTANNFDGWAVVEWECALKHPEDGAREGAEFVAAHIIRVTEKAFDDFAGSGTDQAANRRMLGLS; encoded by the coding sequence ATGAAGACGATCAAGGGCCCCGGCCTTTTCCTTGGCCAGTTCGCGGGCGATACCGCTCCTTTCAATTCGTGGGACGCCATCACCAAATGGGCGGCCGACATCGGTTACAAGGGCGTCCAGGTGCCGACCTGGGCCAGCCAGCTGATTGATCTCAAAAAGGCTGCCACATCCAAGGCCTATTGCGACGAATTCGCCGGCAAGGCTCGCGAAAACGGCATCGAGATCACCGAACTCTCCACCCATCTGCAAGGCCAGCTCGTCGCCGTTCACCCGGCCTATGACGAAGCCTTCGACGGGTTTGCTGCACCGGAGGTGCGCGGCAATCCGAAAGCGCGTCAGGAATGGGCGGTCGAGCAGGTCAAGATGGCGCTGACCGCATCCAAGAACCTCGGGCTTACGGCGCATGCGACCTTCTCCGGCGCGCTTGCCTGGCCCTTCATCTATCCCTGGCCGCAGCGTCCTGCCGGTCTGGTCGAGACTGCCTTCGACGAACTCGCCCGCCGCTGGACGCCGATCCTCAACCATGCGGACGAGAACGGTATCGACGTCTGCTACGAGATCCACCCGGGCGAGGACCTGCATGACGGCATCACCTTCGAGATGTTCCTGGAGCGGGTGAAGAACCATCCGCGCGCCAACATGCTCTACGATCCCTCGCACTATGTCCTGCAGTGCCTCGATTATCTCGACAATATCGACATCTATAAGGACCGCATCAAGATGTTCCACGTAAAGGATGCGGAGTTCAATCCGACCGGGCGCCAGGGCGTCTACGGCGGCTATCAGGGCTGGGTCGAACGTGCCGGCCGGTTCCGTTCGCTCGGCGACGGCCAGGTCGATTTCGGCGCGGTGTTTTCGAAGATGACGGCGAATAATTTCGACGGCTGGGCCGTGGTCGAATGGGAATGCGCGCTGAAGCATCCGGAAGACGGCGCCCGCGAAGGCGCCGAATTCGTTGCCGCCCATATCATCCGCGTCACCGAGAAAGCTTTCGACGATTTCGCGGGCAGCGGCACAGACCAGGCGGCCAACCGGCGAATGCTGGGGCTTTCCTAA
- a CDS encoding substrate-binding domain-containing protein, protein MRKLMLGLAVAAVTFAGAAHAQDKKFTIGVSIPAADHGWTSGVVFHAERVAKLLMAEHPGLNVIVKTSPDAASQANAVQDLDTQGIDALVILPSDPDPLVNAIKEVKAKGKFVALVDRAPSNNDNSVRDLYVAGNNPALGEVAGKYIKDTTPDAEVVIIRGLPIPIDQQRQDGFDKGIAGSNVKVLDRQYGNWNRDDAFKVMQDYLTKYQKIDVVWCQDDDMAVGVLQAIEQAKRTDIKYVVAGAGSKDMVKKVMDGDKLIPVDVLYPPAMVGTAMELTAAALYDQVPVHGSYILDATLITKENAKDFYFPDSPF, encoded by the coding sequence ATGCGTAAATTGATGTTGGGCCTGGCGGTTGCGGCGGTGACGTTCGCCGGCGCCGCTCACGCCCAGGACAAGAAATTCACGATCGGCGTATCCATTCCAGCCGCCGACCACGGTTGGACGTCGGGCGTCGTGTTCCATGCCGAACGCGTCGCAAAGCTGCTGATGGCCGAACATCCCGGTCTCAACGTCATCGTCAAGACCTCGCCGGACGCCGCCAGCCAGGCCAACGCCGTGCAGGATCTCGATACGCAAGGCATCGACGCCCTCGTCATCCTGCCGTCGGATCCGGATCCGCTCGTCAACGCCATCAAGGAAGTCAAGGCCAAGGGCAAGTTCGTCGCCCTCGTCGACCGCGCGCCGAGCAATAACGACAATTCCGTGCGCGACCTCTATGTCGCCGGCAACAACCCGGCTCTCGGCGAAGTCGCCGGCAAGTACATCAAGGACACGACGCCGGACGCCGAAGTCGTCATCATCCGCGGTCTGCCGATCCCGATCGATCAGCAGCGCCAGGACGGCTTCGACAAGGGCATTGCCGGCTCGAACGTCAAGGTTCTCGACCGCCAGTACGGCAACTGGAACCGCGACGATGCCTTCAAGGTCATGCAGGACTACCTGACCAAGTACCAGAAGATCGACGTCGTATGGTGCCAGGATGACGACATGGCCGTCGGCGTTCTGCAGGCGATCGAGCAGGCCAAGCGCACCGACATCAAGTATGTCGTCGCCGGTGCCGGCTCCAAGGACATGGTCAAGAAGGTCATGGACGGCGACAAGCTGATCCCGGTCGACGTTCTCTATCCGCCGGCAATGGTCGGGACGGCGATGGAGCTGACGGCTGCGGCCCTCTACGATCAGGTGCCGGTTCATGGCAGCTACATTCTCGATGCGACGCTCATCACCAAGGAGAATGCCAAGGACTTCTATTTCCCGGACTCGCCGTTCTGA
- a CDS encoding ABC transporter permease gives MSVNEETREIRRRSWRDVDLRAVAPFVALALLLIVGALVNPNFIGITNLANVATRSAFIAIIAVGATFVISAGDLDLSVGSMVAFVASLMILLMNSGAIENPALMLVVAVVFTMVAGALCGLANGLITTVGRIEPFIATLGTMGIYRGLTTWLSQGGAITLRSADIQTLYRPAYFGSIAGIPVPIVVILAVTAVAAFILYRTRYGRHVVAVGSNSDVARYSGIAVNRVRTIAFVIQGLCVAIAVLLYVPRLGSTSATTGILWELQAITAVVVGGTALKGGAGRVWGTICGAFILELVGNIMLLSNFISEYLIGAIQGAIIIIAMFVQRSLVRKS, from the coding sequence ATGAGTGTCAACGAGGAGACCAGGGAAATCCGGCGCCGATCCTGGCGGGATGTCGACCTGCGTGCGGTCGCGCCCTTCGTCGCCCTGGCGTTGCTGCTGATCGTCGGAGCCCTGGTCAACCCTAATTTCATCGGCATCACCAACCTTGCCAATGTCGCGACGCGCAGCGCCTTCATCGCCATTATCGCGGTCGGTGCGACCTTCGTGATATCAGCGGGGGATCTCGATCTGTCGGTAGGCTCGATGGTGGCCTTCGTCGCCAGCCTGATGATCCTGCTGATGAATTCGGGCGCCATCGAAAATCCGGCTTTGATGCTGGTGGTCGCGGTCGTCTTCACCATGGTTGCCGGCGCACTCTGCGGCCTGGCGAACGGCCTGATCACGACGGTCGGCAGGATCGAGCCCTTCATCGCGACGCTCGGCACGATGGGCATCTATCGCGGCCTGACGACGTGGCTGTCGCAGGGCGGCGCGATCACGCTTCGCTCCGCCGATATCCAGACGCTCTATCGCCCTGCTTATTTCGGCAGTATCGCCGGCATACCGGTGCCGATCGTGGTGATCCTGGCGGTGACGGCGGTTGCTGCCTTCATCCTCTATCGCACCCGTTACGGGCGCCACGTCGTCGCGGTCGGATCAAACAGCGATGTCGCCCGCTATTCGGGCATCGCGGTCAACCGTGTGCGGACGATCGCCTTCGTCATACAGGGATTGTGCGTCGCCATTGCCGTGCTGCTCTACGTTCCCCGTCTTGGCTCGACCTCGGCGACGACCGGTATTCTGTGGGAACTGCAGGCGATCACCGCCGTCGTCGTCGGCGGCACGGCGCTCAAGGGTGGCGCGGGCAGGGTCTGGGGCACGATCTGCGGCGCCTTCATTCTTGAATTGGTCGGCAACATCATGCTGCTTTCGAATTTCATCAGCGAGTATCTGATCGGCGCCATCCAGGGTGCGATCATCATCATCGCCATGTTCGTCCAGCGCTCGCTGGTGCGCAAATCATAA
- a CDS encoding sugar ABC transporter ATP-binding protein → MTVEAAATAPVVLSARRICKSFSGVQVLFSVNFDLRAGEIHALMGENGAGKSTLVKVLSGFEQPSSGEILLDGKPVALPPNGAAEALGIVIIHQEFNLAEHLTVTESLFLGREVTRFGVLDRKYMRSETRKVLDVLGSHVDENALISTLSIADKQMVEIAKAISRDARVVFMDEPTAVLSSEETNMLFKQVRKLRDQGTSFVFVSHKLDEVMELTDRVTVLRDGQWIKTSPTSVLDGESIAQLMVGRELSSLYPAKVEPDVDEEIVLKVASLSTGYVKDASFEVRKGEIIGFSGMIGSGRTELMEAIAGLRTRLEGEVVIKGETVPSGDVHAANRCGLAYMTKDRKSKGLLLRSGMVTNLTLQSLGRHARHGYLSPGSEAAAMAKAKRRFDIRVRDGNIVAGRMSGGNQQKLLLAKVMETEPQIIIIDEPTRGIDVGTKQQIYHFISALARDGRSIIVVSSEMPEVIGLCTRVAVMREGHIVGVLEGEEISEQEIMRYAAGLKKKAAA, encoded by the coding sequence ATGACTGTGGAAGCTGCCGCCACCGCACCCGTGGTGCTGTCCGCCAGGCGCATATGCAAATCCTTCAGTGGAGTGCAGGTCCTCTTCAGCGTGAACTTCGATCTCCGCGCCGGCGAAATCCATGCGCTCATGGGTGAAAATGGCGCCGGCAAATCCACGCTTGTCAAAGTTTTGTCCGGGTTCGAACAGCCGAGTTCCGGCGAGATCCTGCTCGACGGCAAGCCGGTCGCGCTGCCGCCCAATGGCGCCGCCGAGGCGCTCGGCATCGTCATCATTCACCAAGAATTCAACCTCGCCGAACATCTGACCGTGACGGAGAGCCTTTTTCTCGGGCGCGAAGTTACGCGCTTCGGCGTGCTCGACCGCAAATATATGCGGTCGGAGACACGCAAGGTTCTCGATGTGCTCGGTTCGCATGTTGATGAGAATGCGCTGATCAGCACGCTTTCCATCGCCGACAAGCAGATGGTCGAAATCGCCAAGGCAATCAGCCGCGATGCGCGGGTGGTGTTCATGGACGAACCGACCGCAGTGCTGTCGAGTGAAGAGACCAACATGCTGTTCAAGCAGGTTCGCAAGCTTCGCGACCAGGGTACCAGCTTCGTCTTCGTGTCCCACAAACTCGACGAAGTGATGGAGTTGACCGACCGGGTCACCGTCCTTCGCGATGGCCAATGGATCAAGACTTCGCCGACATCCGTTCTGGACGGGGAATCAATCGCGCAGCTGATGGTCGGCCGCGAACTCTCCAGCCTCTATCCCGCCAAGGTCGAGCCTGATGTCGACGAGGAAATTGTCCTCAAGGTCGCGTCGTTGTCCACGGGCTATGTGAAGGACGCGAGCTTCGAGGTGCGCAAGGGCGAGATCATCGGTTTTTCAGGCATGATCGGCTCCGGCCGCACCGAGCTGATGGAAGCGATCGCCGGGTTGCGGACCCGTCTCGAGGGTGAGGTGGTCATCAAGGGCGAAACGGTTCCCTCCGGCGACGTCCATGCCGCCAATCGCTGCGGCCTCGCCTATATGACCAAGGACCGCAAGTCGAAAGGCCTGCTGCTGCGCTCCGGCATGGTGACCAATCTGACACTGCAATCGCTCGGAAGGCACGCTCGCCACGGCTATCTCAGCCCGGGCAGCGAGGCGGCCGCGATGGCAAAGGCCAAGCGCCGCTTCGATATCAGGGTTCGCGACGGCAATATCGTCGCCGGCCGGATGTCGGGGGGGAACCAGCAGAAGCTGCTGCTCGCCAAGGTCATGGAGACCGAACCTCAGATCATTATCATCGATGAGCCGACGCGCGGCATCGATGTCGGCACCAAGCAGCAGATCTATCATTTCATCTCGGCACTCGCCCGGGACGGCCGGTCGATCATCGTCGTGTCGTCGGAAATGCCGGAGGTCATCGGCCTCTGCACGAGAGTGGCGGTGATGCGCGAAGGGCATATTGTCGGCGTGCTCGAGGGCGAGGAGATTTCCGAGCAGGAGATCATGCGTTACGCCGCCGGGCTCAAGAAGAAGGCGGCCGCCTGA